A stretch of DNA from Scomber scombrus chromosome 9, fScoSco1.1, whole genome shotgun sequence:
TGGTCCTCTTTGACAAAGTCATTTTCTGCCTTGTGACATGGGCTAGTAGTTTTGTAGAGTTATCAGAAATATTGTACTTAAATTACAAATTACGCCTCAGCACTAGAGTCTGGCTCGTCATCTGGATTCTTCGCTGCCATGTCGTCTCCCATTGGAATGACCAGACACAATATCAGCTATGACGAGCACATGGATGCCCCCATGCATTCACCACCTGCAGATTTGGCTGTCAACAACTTATGGAAGGACCCTGTCATCCCTCAGCACAAGTTTTGGAACTCTGAAGAGGTGCttccctgttttgttttgcttttttgtacTGTCTGACCCAACTTGTTTTGGAGATTTTGAATTGAGAGTTAGAGTTATAAAGTTGCATAAAGTTACTTgaagaaaatgtttgtattgGCTTGTGTCTTGAAGGTTATGTGCATGCCTATACATATTTGATGTGCTCATCTATCAGTCGTGTGACTGATTTGTGAGTTAATCCTAACAGTATACACTTTTGTAACCAGGAAGGTGCAAGTTACATGAAGATGCCGACTTTTGAGCCAATGATGCCAGCCAGGTCCCCAGTGCCTGTGGTGAAAGCCAAAGCCACCTCTTTAATGAGCTCAATTATGATCAGTAAGTCCACAAAACCTACTAAGTAACTTAATAgaagaacatttattttcattttgataaaTATGTAGGCATGCAACTTACAAAGTCACAGATTAAGTTTCTTCACTTCATATCACAGAGTCATGTAAGCTTTACCTCCTGTCCAGGGATTTTCCAAAAGGCTCTGTTATCTTAGCTTCTACGGATGAAAAGGCTGCAGTTTAATTTGCTATAATGGATCACAACACATTAAAAGATCGGCTCATTTCATTCTTGCTGCTGACTTTTTTATCCATCTTCACATAGAGCAGACCCACGAAAACCTCCAGAGGTTTGAACACCAGGCGGGGCTGACTGAGGCTGTATATTCTCCCCATAAGGGCCTCTCTGCTGAGGAGACCCGCTTTCACCGACTGGCTGATAGCACACTTCCAGTGAGTATGACCAAATATGAGGCAGCAGCCTTGATGTGTCAGTGATACGTTTCTTACTGCCCtctaaaaaactggaaaattaTCTCTTCACACCTGAAGGTGCTATATGCTACAAAGGCCATCAGAACttgaatacaattttaaaaacgTTTTTGTCTAAACAAAAGGTTGGAGATCTGATTTTCATCAGTTGTACCCGATCAGACATACATGGTGAAGACTGTTTAGAGtgaaatgtaaaagaaacaaagttTGTTTGCCCTCAGTAAACTTAGGTTGGATTACAAGGGATGGGAgaaattttaattgaatatgtTACATAGTTAACAAGCTCAGAAAGTACGTTTTTGTGATCATAATGCGGAGTTCAGAATGAACACTGACAACAAGAATGtctaatgtataaaaataagaacaaaataagaaaaacactgaacttGCCCAGACAGAAACATTGTGTGTCAAATGTTCTCCACTTGTAATGATTAAGTATTGTCCTCAATCTTCTTTATATGGGTCCAGGTGAAAGGTTTAGCAAAAAGACTGTTTTTGAAAGTcacagaggagggcgctgtgcATGCATATTTGTGCTTGTACCACCCTGGCTTGCACGCAGCACCTGTGAATGTGTTAATTTCTGTCTAGATGTGTTCAGCTTCACTGCCCACCGCCCATGCCCGCGTTTCACCTGCTATGTATAGATCTGTCCAACTACATTCCGCAGTGTTGAAAACACAAGAGCACGAAAGCACATTATCAGGAAAATATTCCTACTAAAACATTATGGTATCTTTGTTGTTACTTACTATGACCAGGTATTATTGTGAGAAATCACATCATTAAACAGTATTGTAGTGGAGTGTTGAGTCACTGCAGGCTGGAAGAATAGCTTGATAAACACATTACGTAATCAATTCTGTGCGGCTTCCATAGAATGGAGCTTGTATCAGCACAGTGTTGCCAGGCAACGCCCTTAAATGAATCGAGCCCCCTTATTTTCTCAAACGGACCAATCACGGAGCTCCTAACAAAAAGGGGAAGGATTTGAGGCCTGCTGCGGTCTGTGTAAATTGTATCGCTTGTGTTTTCGAGAAATAATCCTCCCTTACACTTGTTGTAACCGCTAATTATGGACAAAATGAAGAAAGATAACGGACTGGAACGTCAAAGAAATCTTATTATAAAAAGGTATGGGAAGACGTTACCGTATTAAGGCTGTGTGTTAACGTACAATCCTGTCGGCAACCAGGCCGCTAGCAAAGCAACCGTGTTGGCTAGCTGGTAGAGCTGATTTTCAAGCTAACCCGagtaaacaaatgtttttataactttAACTGTAATTATCAGCCTTAAGACAACTGAAAACAGGTTACAGTGGAGCCCATAAGTCAGAATCAAAGAGGTTAACGTTACATTAGCTTACTGTGTAGTTTGAGGATGTTGTTAGCAGTCAAGGTTAGCACCGAGCTAAACACTAACATTACACTACGCTGTATTTAACGCTAGTCTAGAAAGTGAATCCACCAGAGACCACTTCCGTGCCTGTGGGagatttcattgtttttacattGCCGAGGTGACATGTTAATGATTATGGCAGTTGTGTCCTGATCTAACTTTTTAACAAGTTTCACACTATTCCCAGATTGTGCCTCCCATGTGTTAGTACTGCATGATGGTACAAATGTACAGATATATGAGAGGCACTGGGGCTAGGGGGCAGTGGGGCTAACCACTGTTGTACAAATAAGAAGGCAAGATTCTGCCCTTGCGTATGCCCTAACCCTAGTTTATAATGCTTGCCTAGTTTGGCTGGGGTCTGGCAGGGTTGGGGCACTCATGAAATCTATGAGGATATGACCCAGATAATTCAGTGGTAGCACCTGTGCACAATGCAAGTGGTGGGTATGAGTTTGGACAGTCATCAAACATATGGATGGGATTACATGAACATTGAATGGAGACTGAACATAGTACAGCTTACTTTCTCAGTGCTTATTTCATAGTTTGTAAATATGAGTTATTCTGTTATATTAATATCACTTCATCGTGGGGAgatttgtctctctttttccaccCATAACACAGGGTGACAGATGATTGGATCCAAGGATCCATGACGCACTTTGTTGGTGTTAGTTTTTATTTGCAGGTCCAAAAAACACTGCTGACCTTTTGCATTGTGTATTCAGGGATTGTTTGCTCTTTAAATGAGATCAATGCCACGTCTCTGACAAATCTGTCACAAACATGTGGTGTTAGTCTAACATGGACATGGGATAAATATAGCATGAAAGTTTATTGCTTATACCAGTATACTATTAAaataatctgccaattattttcttgataaacTTATATAATCTCCATATCTATAAAATCTGAAAATAGGGGAAAATGCctgttctgactttttttttatagtcaatgatgatgatttcaAGCTTATTATTTTGCCTGATCTGCAGTCAAAAAGTCAACAGGATGACCCAGAAAATCCTCTCTGTtctcatttgagaagctgcaaccaacAAATGTTTAGCAATTATTTGTTTGTAACCCAGCACATCTAACACAGCATGTTACACAGAAGAGGTGCTTATATGGCACGTGTTTTAAACAGTAGGCTATTGGGCTATTATGCACCATGACATTAAGGTACATTCTTTGTATGTGTAACCTTTTTGTCAATAAACTTGTTTCTGATTCtgaatagttgctgattaatttctGTCAATCGACTATTCTGAAATGAACAGCCAGCCAGCTGTGGTTATGAATGAATTTCTGATATATACGGGTGATTCTGGATCGGTGGAGCTCATTCTTTCATTGTTTGttcaatttttttgtattttctgtttgcagAAGTTGAGAATGCCAAGTGGGGACTTCAAGGAGGACAGGCTTACAACATCAGCACAATCCACCCCAAGTGGCACTCCTTGTGTCACCCCCTCCGTCACCCCATCTGTCACCCCCTGTGTTAGTCCCTACTCATCACCAGTTGTTAAGCGCAGGTAGGCAAGATTCAGCCGAGTCATTTAGATCATTTTCAActcatattattatttgatCTAAAGTGTTTGTAATGGGTGAAACCAGAGACCACATACAGTAGCTGTTGTTCACATTTAATCTTGTAGCAAACTAAAATGCCACATTCCTGAATATGGCATTCTGCTTTGCCCATACTAGGTGCCATATGGCATATccatgattcatttatttatttatttatttcgcTTGTTTGCTCATGAAATGCTCTGTTTTGGCGGAAATACAGGAGCTGGTTCCAGCTGAGTCCTGTGCCCTTTCTTACAACCCCAGAGCTCAGCAGTCCCAGCCCCAACACAGACATGggaggaaacgagggaggaggaggagagagatggaacTTTTTTGGAACTCGCTCTGTGGTACAGAAGTCCCCCACTGACCCCGGCTCGGACACCAGCACTGGTGAGAGATTTATACCTGGTTGAACCCTCTGCcccagtgttttgttttttcctctgaatACAATAGTACTGGTACCACTGGCACAGATGAACACTGTTTGCAGCTCAATAGCAGGTGAAATCAGTGGGAATTTTCCAGTCACAGGCCAGGACTGCATTAAAGCCTTTATCTGTGATTCAGATGTAAACAAAAAGGGCAACTCCACCCAATCAAGACACACTGGGTGATTCTCCATCACTCTTAATGTTAGGCAGGTGTTTTTTATACAAGGACTAACACtatacaaacaataaaaataagtcATGACGAGATTATGGGAGTAAAGCAGACAGATACTTTATGAACAGCTTCATGGAATTATGAACAGCATAGAAatgcacaaaatgttttttgatcCAACACCTAAACTCTCCAATTATGTGTGTAGACATATTTCAGATTTATGGGTTTAAAAAAACTACCATTAGGGCCTTTTAATCACGACACTAAAACTTGATCATTAAAAACTCGAGTTCAGTCATTAATGCCATGTTTTACCGCTCTGTCCTCTCCCTGCAGGCTTCTCACTGCAGTCCTACTTAGGCCTGCAGAAGTCCTCCACCATGGATGGCACCAACACCCAAGTCAACCTCAAGGTGGAGGACCCTGCCAACTTCATACCCCCTAAGATCGAAATCACGGGCATCGACGCCAAGCGGGGGCAGCCACGGCCACACAAACTCAAACCTCGGGACATGAATGTTTTAACACCTTCGGGCTTCTGAATCTAAACCAGCCGCGTACTCACATCTCTGTACCACATCCTCCGTAGTTATCCTCTCTGTATGGcttcacattttctttccttccctcctttgtCCCCTCTGTCTCCCTGCGCTGAGACAGAGGGGATGGAGGACCACCTGTGCTGTTAGCTCACCGACCCCTGAGACATTACTGCACTGTTACTCTTCTCAGTGGACCGACTCAGACGGATTCCAGTCTCTTCCAactaatttgtccaaataaagCTTCAAATAATATGATTTGTTATCCCTAAAGATGGTACTGCTTTGTATTGATATTGTAGTTACGTCACGTAATGGATGCACTGGCATGCGTTGCCTTGATGTGCttgttccattttttttttttagtgatggCACAACATTGAAGTTGTCGAAATATCTTGTCAGTCTTTTGCTTAAGCTAACAACTTTAGCGCTGCCTCTCATACTATAACTGACCAGCTATTTCAATCTATTATGCTCTGTTGCctcatttgtattattattattttttattttaaataagctCACAGTTTTGTAGTTGTGTGGTGCTTTTCTGTTAGCATGCAGAATAGTAGTGTGTGACTGATACTGTGCCTCAGCCTGCAGCGTGTCTGCTTTTGGCATTTGTGCCATTTAAGTTCtgcaattttttaatattatttggCATTTCATTTTACCTGAGGAGTGTGACTGCTGAcctgaagtgattttttttttttaaattgttattattatttcaagtATTTTTCATATTGTTCTGCTTTAAATCAACATTATTCATTCTAAATAGTAGTTGGTATGTTGGgtttatcacatttttatattgaatCATAATAGGCCTCAATATGCTATAAGAATACAAAGCATTGAAGTGGTCATTttcaattttgcattttttggtgTGTCACAATCCAAGAATCTCTGctgttttaattgaaaatgttgACGAATTCCAGTAAGTAATTGCACAAGGGAGATTTCCTCCAACTTACATCTGTAAATAAATCTGATATTAACAAGCAAAAGTGGTTCTCATTCTCATTTCTTCATGAAAACATAATGCAATTTTAGGCAGCATGAGAATGTATATTAATCCTATTATTTATTTACccttattattttaaaataatcatataCTCTTAGACAGTTTTTCCATTTCAGGCTACTTGTtagttaaaggacaggttcacactTTTCGTGCTTTTACGGACAGCaaaacaggttttgcttgctgtaatcattcttcctgttcacaCTGGGCATTAACAAAGAGCTTACTATGTAAGTGAGGAACAGTAATAGTCCAGACTGTGTTCACTGTAGAAATGTGgtcaaatgtttgattttagGCCTCAGCAGTTGTACTGTCTCAAATCAACTCAAGTCAGTAAAATATTCCTTCTTTTATTACTATCCTGTGCTGCAGCTCACCAGGGAAACACCAACATGTAATTTGATACTACAAAGACTTTAACTCAAGAAAATATTGACTTGACTAACttagcctcatattatcttcagttaaatatttgaatatgagTGTGGACTGTggaccccccaccaccaccaccaatcACTGACATTGAAAGCTTATTAGGTAGTGACCTTCCAATAGTcagcacaaacaggaaaaataattacagcaagcaaaaacctgtttcagtcaTCATTAGTGCACCCGACTGTTTAAAGACAGGCTTAGACAAATTGTAAAACCAATCCTTAAAATTCCACTAGAAATcagataatattttttaatccaCTACATTGAATTGACAACTTTAGTCAATAATTCTTTTTTAGATAAAgactgatgtatttttatagATTTAACTACCCAACAGTATATTAAGTAGGTAAACATAGCTCCATCTCAACTATCTATTTTACATAattatgttacattttcaaTGGACCTTCAGCACTAAAACTAGTCATAGTATTCATATTTAGTCAGTGTAAACCGTGCATCAAAGTAATACTGATATCATTTAGGTAAATTAACAACCTCAAAAGTCTGAAATAATTTCCATTATCAGGTAATCAACATGCAAAGCTACCTGAAATTAAAcctctttaataataatatggaAACATTGAGACCAAACGTTAAATACACTCATTAGCCAGAAGATGGCAGAATAAGCTCAGCATAGTTCATGTGAAAGGTCCTGTTCATTGGTTTGACTTTTAACTTATCTTATTTGTTGAATCGCCTAAAGCTTTATCAGATCAGAATCAAGAACAGAAATATGTATACTGCAATCAAGTGATGTATTAAGTAGCCATGATATAATTCTGTTACCCAAAGTGTGACGGATCAttgcacattttaattaatttgtccACATGGAGCATAATGGGCAGAAATGAGAGGAATCTGGAGGAGAGTAATAAAGCGTATATCAGGTCATCTGTTGTGCACACGCTGATTTAATTAACATTTGCTTACTGTTGTCTGAGAGAAGGACTTTATTGTACAAGCAATTCTATACCACACAATATCTGAATATTACTAACAATGCAGCCTCCGCTCTCCACATCAAAGCAAACATCCAGGCCAGCAGACAATGAACCAGCAGGGAGAAACACTAGAGAACAGAGTCCTTCCCCTCAGGCTCAGCCATGAACTAGATGGGTTTACAGCCCCTGTTAAAGCTCTCAGCAGTTATTGTCTGATTGtctgtttattgtgtgtgtaaatctgtcATAGGCCACTTTCAGGGGGAAATTTCAGACTAAACACCAGTGTGTCTAATGTTGTTACTTTCAGAAAAACACCGTGCAGATAAAGATACACAACATTTACACTGTATGTTgcgttacttttaaaagtataaTTCACCACTGCATCCTCCTTTGGATTTGGGCCTTTTGGGATTTGGGTTTGAAAAGGTAGCACGACCTCAATTTGTGGCACTTTCTTTCTCATCTGCTTTAAACTCTGACTTTCATTTGTTTACAAGTTAGCTGTAACTCCTGAAGGGAACACACATGTATTTAATTACAGGCTGCTGGGCGTCCACGTCTGGTTTTCAGGTGGTGCTAGTGGAGTAAAGGGGAACAACAAATGTGACAAGCAAGTGCGAACAGAGAACTGTCTGTTGAAATCTGGAAGTGGACAGTTAGAAAACAAAGGAATGTGTAAAGGCAGAAAGGTGGATGAAGAAAGTGTAGCCATGtagatgattatttattttcaaagtttggtaaaaatacaaacacaaatgatgATATTCAGTCTTGGGTCACATTTCTGTTACATTCATGCAACATCGCACATAAAAAAGCTGGGCAAAGGTTTTTCAGCTAGACAAAACCAGAAACACAGTGCAGTAACGCTAGAGCAAGAGAAACAGTGGGTGGGGGAGAATAGAAGGGAGAGAAACaaggaaacagagaaacaggagCAAAGGGTGGAGTGCCCTGGCAGTCATGACATAATACAGATGGCTCTCTCTCTGGGTCTGACATGACGTGGTTGTGAAGCCCCGTTTTTTCTCCACCCCACCCCTACCTCAGATCCCACACAAATCATTTAGTTCACTCACAGATGTGCAATGGCAAGCACCACCCTGCCAGCGTGACCACACACTAAAACAAACACCGGAGTCTGATGTAGAATCTGCTACGATACGCTCACTTACTCATCTACATTTCCAAAACTAGTCTGGCTAAATTCCTTCCTTAACAACCTCAAAACAACTAAAACCCCATCTATTTTAATTCCTCACACCCATATGACACAATTTGGACTTGCCAGTCGAGCCAAACTAGTATGATGTGGACACATACGTAGGAAACAATGTTCGTACTGGTTTACAAGAAACCAcgaaatttttttatttttttttatttagaacaATCTGCTTCAGCAATCCCGGTTTATGTGTACTGATAATAATGTTAAagtttaaatgtgtataaaggTCAGCTTTGAGGGAGAGTGTGTGAACTTTCATCTAATCGATGAAGGAGTGGTAGAAGCACTTTATTTTAGAGTGACAACAGGAATGTGCAAGAAATCCTTACAGTGGCTTTTGAGTGCAAGAGTTCAGTTAATTAGAGGGATTAgggttagatagatagatattggGTGGCAATAAACACTTTTAAAGGCACGTATCTCTTTGGTGTCTTAGGGTAAACTGCATGTGATTTCCCACTCAGGCTACTGTGGTATGAAGAAAAGACTGGAGAAAGCTGCTGGTGAGATAATGTTATCAACATGCGTCAGACAAGACTTACTTACCggaattacatttcatttaaagcttCAAAGTAATATCTATAGTGCCTCATATCCATTAAACTcacagtgtgtgtaaatgtcacCTACCACAAAGGTCACTAATGTGCTGTTTCAGGGACTATCTAGTTATTCTCACAAAACAGCTGGTGACAAAACTTAACAAGGGATTTGAGGGGGTCCCTTATGACGTGTGTAGCTGGGTGGGTTCGCTTTGTCATAGTGTACATGTTACACTATCAGACTCCAGAACCACATCTGGGTCTGATTCACAGTGAGCTGGCCCTGAGGTGAACCCACCAAGCTGAGAGGAGCTTGTTCAGGGTGCGGGGGAGGGGGTAGCAGAGCTGATGGTTGTGTTCAGGTACTGTATCCTGTCAAACATCAATCATGCCCACTACCTGGGGGGTTACTGGGTTACAGCCATTGACACAGATGTAGGTCACACACATATCGAATCAGAGTGCTTATGTTATGTAATAACAAAGTGCTGGACCTCATAAATTCTGAAGACATGACCTCTGTGACAATATGTTGACATCTGCATCTTTGTGCAGCTGTGTAGGGAAGGGCATACTTGCTCTCTTTTTATGAATATATGTGCAGTATGTATATAATTAAGGTTTTAATGCTTCATCATATATCAAGCAAACTGCACCTCATTTGACCTGTTTAAGTGCGTAAGTGAACATTTCTTAGCTCCGCCTGTTTGCCCACACCTCTACATCTGGGGTCTCTGT
This window harbors:
- the LOC133985535 gene encoding putative monooxygenase p33MONOX translates to MASRQGDMPALESGSSSGFFAAMSSPIGMTRHNISYDEHMDAPMHSPPADLAVNNLWKDPVIPQHKFWNSEEEGASYMKMPTFEPMMPARSPVPVVKAKATSLMSSIMIKQTHENLQRFEHQAGLTEAVYSPHKGLSAEETRFHRLADSTLPKLRMPSGDFKEDRLTTSAQSTPSGTPCVTPSVTPSVTPCVSPYSSPVVKRRSWFQLSPVPFLTTPELSSPSPNTDMGGNEGGGGERWNFFGTRSVVQKSPTDPGSDTSTGFSLQSYLGLQKSSTMDGTNTQVNLKVEDPANFIPPKIEITGIDAKRGQPRPHKLKPRDMNVLTPSGF